One window of Chamaesiphon minutus PCC 6605 genomic DNA carries:
- a CDS encoding DnaJ C-terminal domain-containing protein, whose product MQDIRNYYELLGVKRDATADEIKQSFRRLARKYHPDLNPGDKAAEDKFKDISEAYEILSDRSKRSQYDKFTGFWRKNRERSTTSNPPRERADEDDFSDDFNTFIDRLLGRKKDSNNGNNRDRYPSNDAQTDRGTTQTARNPRTSERRTSREGDPDRMGERNTFAEAPPQVRPKNLEAELTLPLDKAYQGGRERITIQEDGRSLEVEMPPGMLPGQKIRLRGQGIAGGDLYLKINVAPHQYFRLEGINVYCQLPVTPAEAVLGGFVEVPTLDGLVKISLPQSITSGQKLRLAGKGFPADDGKRGDQLLEIQIVVPKNLSPTERELYQKLREIESFNPRLDLTMN is encoded by the coding sequence ATGCAAGACATTCGCAATTACTACGAGCTATTGGGTGTAAAGCGGGATGCTACCGCCGATGAAATCAAACAATCATTTCGGCGACTGGCAAGGAAATATCACCCAGATCTCAATCCTGGCGATAAAGCTGCTGAAGACAAATTTAAAGATATTAGCGAAGCCTACGAAATTTTATCCGATCGCTCCAAGCGATCTCAATACGATAAATTTACGGGGTTTTGGCGCAAAAATCGCGAGCGATCGACTACTTCTAATCCTCCCAGAGAAAGAGCGGATGAGGATGATTTTAGTGATGATTTTAATACCTTTATCGATCGATTATTAGGCCGCAAAAAAGACTCAAATAACGGTAATAATCGAGATCGATATCCTAGTAACGACGCTCAAACCGATCGAGGTACGACCCAAACCGCGCGCAATCCGCGTACTAGCGAACGCCGCACCAGCCGCGAGGGAGATCCAGATCGAATGGGCGAGCGCAATACCTTCGCCGAAGCACCACCCCAAGTACGTCCCAAGAATCTCGAAGCCGAACTGACATTACCGCTCGATAAAGCTTATCAGGGCGGGCGCGAACGTATTACCATTCAAGAAGATGGCCGTTCTCTAGAAGTAGAAATGCCCCCTGGTATGCTCCCCGGACAAAAAATTCGCCTGCGCGGACAGGGGATCGCAGGCGGCGATCTTTATCTCAAAATTAATGTCGCACCCCATCAATACTTTAGACTCGAAGGGATAAATGTCTATTGTCAATTGCCAGTAACGCCAGCCGAAGCCGTCTTGGGTGGATTTGTCGAAGTACCGACTTTGGATGGGTTAGTCAAAATCAGTCTGCCGCAAAGCATCACCTCCGGCCAAAAATTACGGCTGGCGGGCAAAGGATTTCCGGCTGATGATGGTAAGCGCGGCGATCAGTTACTCGAAATCCAAATTGTCGTCCCCAAAAATTTGTCTCCAACCGAACGCGAACTCTACCAAAAGTTACGCGAGATCGAATCATTTAATCCGCGTCTAGATTTGACGATGAATTAA
- the dnaK gene encoding molecular chaperone DnaK → MGKVVGIDLGTTNSVVAVMEGGKPVVIANAEGMRTTPSVVGFSKDGERLVGQMARRQTELNPQNTFYGVKRFMGRKYGELSPKSKQVPFTIRKDDDGNVKIKCPKQNREYAPEEISAMILQKLADEASRYLGEAVTGAVITVPAYFNDSQRQATKNAGKIAGLDVLRILNEPTAASLAYGLDKRQSEMILVFDLGGGTFDVSVLEVGDGVFQVKSTSGDVQLGGMDFDRKIVDWLAEEFLAAENIDLRKERQSLQRLTEAAEKAKIELSGVMVTDINLPFITATAEGPKHIETRLSRAQFEDLCADLIARLRGPVKRAMSDAQLSAYDVDEVVLVGGSTRIPAVQELVRSFINKRPNQNVNPDEVVAVGAAIQAGVLAGEVKDILLLDVTPLSLGLETIGGVMKKLIPRNTTIPVRKSDIFSTSENNQTMVEVHVVQGEREMAADNKSLGRFKLTGIPPAPKGIPQVQVSLDVDANGILQVTAMDRTTGREQTVTIQGASTLGELEVKRMIDEAAQYAASDKQKREKVDKRNRAEALTYQAERQLREVALEFGMQFANAQRKQIEGLIRELREALADNDERLVDEVKSELDDALYDFSRQVRMLTEEEDKGILGTLKDIFVGDDEEYNYRDNYNNRDLYSNPYGSPRDPYYDNRGNDYSGYSNRGALPPQSYEPPRDPYRDRDYNNPRDPYADPSRDRRNDSRSTPRNNNPDRQDRSTYRDNNEDRYTRDERYPTRRDDNNYAPNSRREDDYPRRTPPTNNNVDRSRQRDDDYLDDAPQQPPQQRRDEDRNPPQPRQNNDPRSSNPSGRAVIPPDSRSMNSRPAPAPDRNPRTDVRRSSPQNNNLNPRSNPNNVQPIRDDWDDDDEWY, encoded by the coding sequence ATGGGTAAAGTAGTAGGCATCGACCTGGGTACCACCAATTCAGTGGTAGCTGTCATGGAAGGCGGAAAACCAGTGGTAATTGCCAATGCAGAAGGTATGCGTACCACTCCCTCCGTAGTTGGTTTCAGCAAAGACGGCGAACGCCTCGTCGGACAGATGGCACGGCGGCAAACAGAATTAAACCCCCAGAATACATTTTATGGGGTCAAACGGTTTATGGGGCGCAAATATGGCGAACTCAGCCCCAAATCTAAGCAAGTGCCTTTTACCATCCGCAAGGATGATGATGGCAATGTCAAAATCAAATGCCCAAAACAAAATCGGGAGTATGCACCAGAAGAGATTTCGGCGATGATTTTGCAGAAACTAGCTGACGAAGCTAGTCGGTATCTGGGCGAAGCTGTGACTGGTGCCGTAATTACCGTACCTGCTTATTTTAACGATTCCCAACGCCAAGCGACTAAAAATGCCGGAAAAATTGCGGGATTGGATGTGTTGCGAATTCTCAATGAGCCGACTGCTGCATCGCTGGCTTATGGGTTGGACAAGCGTCAAAGTGAGATGATTTTGGTCTTTGACTTAGGCGGTGGTACTTTTGATGTGTCGGTGTTAGAAGTCGGCGATGGTGTCTTTCAGGTTAAGTCTACTAGTGGCGACGTTCAGCTCGGCGGCATGGATTTCGATCGCAAGATCGTCGATTGGCTGGCTGAAGAATTTCTCGCTGCCGAAAATATCGATCTCCGGAAGGAACGGCAATCGCTCCAGCGGCTGACAGAAGCGGCTGAGAAGGCCAAGATCGAGCTGTCTGGGGTGATGGTCACCGATATCAATTTACCCTTTATCACGGCCACCGCAGAAGGCCCCAAACATATCGAAACTAGGCTCAGTCGCGCTCAATTTGAGGATTTGTGTGCCGATTTGATCGCGCGGCTGCGCGGGCCTGTCAAACGGGCGATGAGTGACGCTCAATTAAGTGCCTACGATGTCGATGAAGTCGTCTTAGTCGGCGGTTCGACGAGGATTCCAGCGGTGCAGGAGTTGGTACGTAGTTTTATTAACAAACGTCCCAATCAAAATGTCAATCCTGATGAAGTCGTGGCTGTCGGTGCGGCAATTCAAGCGGGAGTATTGGCTGGCGAGGTTAAAGATATCTTGCTGCTCGATGTGACGCCCCTTTCATTGGGGTTGGAAACCATTGGCGGCGTGATGAAAAAGCTCATCCCGCGCAATACGACGATTCCCGTGCGGAAATCGGATATATTTTCCACTTCGGAAAATAACCAAACGATGGTAGAAGTTCATGTCGTTCAAGGCGAACGCGAAATGGCGGCTGATAATAAATCGTTAGGACGGTTTAAACTCACCGGAATTCCACCCGCACCAAAAGGGATTCCCCAAGTCCAGGTATCGCTGGATGTGGATGCCAATGGCATTCTCCAAGTGACGGCGATGGATCGCACCACCGGACGCGAACAAACTGTGACGATTCAAGGTGCCTCGACTTTAGGCGAACTAGAAGTCAAACGGATGATTGACGAAGCCGCACAATATGCCGCTAGCGATAAGCAAAAACGGGAAAAAGTCGATAAACGCAACCGCGCCGAAGCTCTAACTTATCAAGCCGAACGTCAACTGCGCGAAGTCGCCTTAGAATTTGGGATGCAATTTGCCAACGCGCAGCGCAAACAAATCGAAGGACTGATCCGCGAACTGCGGGAGGCTCTAGCCGATAACGACGAACGCTTAGTCGATGAAGTCAAAAGCGAATTAGATGACGCACTTTATGATTTTAGCCGTCAGGTGCGGATGTTGACCGAAGAAGAGGACAAGGGCATTCTCGGCACGCTCAAAGATATCTTTGTGGGCGATGATGAGGAATATAATTATCGCGACAATTATAACAATCGCGATCTCTATAGCAATCCTTACGGCAGTCCTAGAGATCCCTACTACGATAACCGTGGGAACGATTATTCTGGTTATTCCAATCGCGGCGCGCTACCACCCCAAAGCTACGAGCCGCCTAGAGATCCCTACCGCGATCGAGACTATAATAATCCGCGCGATCCCTATGCCGATCCGTCTAGAGATCGGCGCAACGATAGTCGCTCCACGCCTCGGAATAATAATCCCGACAGACAAGATCGATCGACTTATCGGGATAATAATGAAGATCGTTATACTCGCGACGAGCGTTATCCCACTCGTCGGGACGATAATAACTATGCGCCAAACTCGCGCAGAGAAGACGATTATCCTCGCCGGACGCCACCAACGAATAATAATGTCGATCGATCTCGCCAGCGCGATGATGACTATCTAGATGACGCGCCACAGCAACCGCCACAACAGCGGCGAGATGAAGATCGCAATCCACCGCAACCCCGTCAGAACAACGATCCGCGATCGTCAAACCCATCGGGACGTGCAGTAATCCCTCCAGATAGTCGCAGCATGAATTCTCGACCCGCACCCGCCCCAGATCGCAATCCTCGCACCGATGTGCGGCGTTCGTCCCCTCAAAATAACAACCTCAATCCTCGCTCTAATCCCAACAATGTCCAGCCGATTCGCGATGATTGGGATGATGATGATGAATGGTATTAG
- a CDS encoding DOMON-like domain-containing protein, which translates to MSDFTLYPFPTDRSLPQVKIGGRVERVNGILSIEYQLQGDLDSVVILPPSDSPTRTFALWEHTCFEFFIGSPGEANYWEFNLSPSGDWNVFILDDYRQGLRAESAFTELPLQIDRQLDTLSLSGSWDLTKIISAERQLEIAISTVVKSERDEISYWALAHKGTEPNFHLRDSFIIKI; encoded by the coding sequence GTGAGCGATTTTACTCTTTATCCTTTTCCAACCGATCGCAGTCTACCACAGGTAAAAATCGGCGGTCGAGTCGAGCGAGTTAATGGCATTCTCTCGATCGAATACCAACTTCAAGGCGATCTCGACTCGGTAGTAATTTTACCTCCTTCCGACTCACCTACCCGCACATTTGCGCTGTGGGAACATACTTGTTTTGAGTTCTTTATTGGATCTCCAGGCGAAGCAAATTATTGGGAATTCAATCTCTCACCTTCTGGAGATTGGAATGTATTTATACTCGACGATTATCGCCAAGGATTGCGAGCCGAAAGTGCATTTACAGAGTTACCATTGCAGATCGATCGACAATTAGATACCCTCTCACTCTCTGGCTCGTGGGATCTGACTAAAATTATCTCCGCCGAACGCCAACTAGAAATCGCGATCTCAACCGTAGTTAAATCCGAGCGAGATGAAATAAGTTATTGGGCATTAGCTCACAAAGGCACGGAACCTAATTTTCATCTCCGCGATAGTTTTATCATCAAAATTTAA
- a CDS encoding phosphotransferase enzyme family protein — MDRLTTIAQQFAASKEVIAVRAFGSGNINDTFLVTIADKTTPHFVLQRIDTHVFQQPALVMQNMQIFTQHISDKLSKETTTERRWAVPQVLFTLAGADSWVEPDGSFWRAISFIDDSESIDIIQDIQHGREVGYALGRFHSLISDLDPARLADTLEGFHITPKYLEHYHRVLPTTKVERDPDVEYCLKFVQERQEWARVLEDAKNDGLLTLRPIHGDPKVNNIMICTTTQQAIGIVDLDTVKPGLVHYDIGDCLRSGCNPLGEETKDWKQVQFDPHMCRAILEGYLSQASGFLTAQDYLYLFDGIRLIALELGLRFFTDYLAGSVYFKVKYPQHNLDRALVQFQLTASIEAQETTIRSIIEELRA; from the coding sequence TTGGATCGTCTGACTACTATCGCCCAACAATTTGCAGCATCGAAAGAAGTTATTGCCGTTCGCGCCTTTGGGAGTGGCAATATCAATGATACGTTTCTGGTGACGATCGCGGATAAGACGACACCGCACTTCGTACTGCAACGGATCGATACCCACGTCTTCCAACAACCCGCGCTGGTGATGCAGAATATGCAGATCTTTACCCAGCATATATCTGATAAGTTGTCGAAAGAAACCACCACCGAGAGACGTTGGGCGGTACCGCAGGTATTATTTACCTTAGCAGGTGCCGATAGTTGGGTCGAACCCGACGGCTCCTTTTGGCGCGCGATTAGCTTTATCGATGACTCCGAATCGATCGATATCATCCAGGATATCCAACACGGACGCGAAGTTGGCTATGCCTTGGGAAGATTTCACTCTTTAATTAGCGATCTCGATCCAGCACGATTAGCCGATACCCTCGAAGGTTTTCATATCACGCCAAAATATCTCGAACATTACCACCGCGTATTGCCTACTACAAAAGTAGAGCGCGATCCTGACGTAGAATATTGCCTCAAATTTGTCCAGGAGCGTCAGGAATGGGCGCGAGTTTTAGAGGATGCTAAAAACGACGGTCTGCTAACATTGCGACCGATTCACGGCGATCCTAAGGTCAATAACATCATGATTTGCACCACCACCCAACAGGCGATCGGGATCGTCGATCTCGATACGGTTAAACCCGGACTGGTACACTACGATATCGGCGATTGTCTGCGATCGGGTTGCAATCCGCTCGGCGAGGAAACCAAAGACTGGAAGCAGGTGCAATTCGATCCCCACATGTGTCGGGCAATTTTGGAGGGTTATCTGTCGCAAGCGAGCGGCTTTTTGACAGCACAAGATTATCTATATCTATTCGATGGGATTCGGCTAATTGCGCTCGAACTAGGATTGCGTTTCTTTACCGATTATTTAGCCGGAAGTGTATATTTCAAAGTCAAGTATCCACAGCACAATCTCGATCGAGCCTTAGTCCAGTTCCAGCTTACTGCTAGTATTGAAGCCCAAGAAACCACCATTCGATCGATTATCGAGGAATTACGAGCGTGA
- the cobA gene encoding uroporphyrinogen-III C-methyltransferase, whose translation MQNPDRGQVTEIVGKVYLVGAGPGDPGLLTIKGKVLLESADVVIYDALVSPEIIAIISPHAEKIDAGKRMGRHSLLQNETTELLIAKAREQAVVVRLKGGDPFIFGRGGEEMEDIIAAGIPVEVVPGVTSGIAAPAYAGIPLTHRNYSSSVIFVTGHEMAGKYRPGVNWSAIAHSAETIVVYMGVHNLDRITHELITAGLADDTPIALVRWGTTPAQQVLIASLATVVDRVETEKFSAPSIAVIGNVVRLHEILGGALT comes from the coding sequence GTGCAAAATCCAGACAGAGGACAGGTGACAGAAATAGTGGGTAAAGTCTATTTAGTCGGTGCAGGGCCTGGAGATCCGGGCTTATTGACAATTAAAGGTAAAGTATTATTAGAATCGGCTGACGTAGTGATTTATGATGCCTTAGTCAGTCCCGAAATTATTGCCATCATCTCGCCCCATGCCGAGAAAATTGATGCTGGCAAACGGATGGGCAGACATTCCCTGCTCCAAAATGAAACCACCGAATTATTAATTGCCAAAGCTCGCGAACAAGCTGTCGTCGTGAGGCTCAAAGGTGGCGATCCATTTATCTTCGGGCGCGGTGGTGAAGAAATGGAAGATATCATCGCAGCAGGAATCCCTGTCGAAGTAGTGCCCGGTGTAACATCAGGAATTGCGGCTCCAGCATACGCTGGCATCCCCCTGACGCACCGCAATTATAGTTCTTCAGTTATTTTTGTCACTGGGCACGAAATGGCTGGTAAATACCGTCCTGGAGTCAACTGGAGCGCGATTGCTCATAGTGCTGAAACGATTGTCGTATATATGGGCGTACACAATCTCGATCGCATTACTCACGAGTTAATTACGGCTGGTTTAGCTGACGATACGCCAATCGCGCTGGTACGCTGGGGCACCACCCCCGCACAGCAAGTCCTGATCGCCAGTTTAGCCACAGTCGTCGATCGAGTCGAAACCGAAAAATTTAGCGCGCCATCGATCGCTGTAATTGGCAATGTCGTTCGGCTACACGAAATCCTAGGCGGCGCATTAACGTAG
- a CDS encoding sirohydrochlorin chelatase, translating into MADAFLLVSHGSRDPRPQIAIDRLVAQLRLQLPPASGDSSPTSVATAQLELADKPLHLQISDFAHKCGDGIDRVVILPLFLIPGVHVMEDIPTEVALAQHEIGDKVKLKVTSFLGSDPDFTNLFAQNRSSLPSQSIILSHGSRRSGSNEIVERLAERMDLVAAYWSVPPSLADRVAAAIAAGATEIGILPYFLFPGGITDAIAESAAQLQQQYPQVRLVFGESIGNSPALVNTIGKILGSIDFQKTI; encoded by the coding sequence TTGGCCGACGCTTTTTTATTAGTCTCTCATGGCAGTCGCGATCCGCGTCCGCAAATCGCGATCGATCGATTGGTAGCGCAATTACGGTTGCAGTTACCACCAGCTAGCGGAGATAGCTCGCCAACGAGCGTTGCGACAGCACAACTAGAATTGGCTGACAAACCATTACACCTGCAAATTAGCGATTTTGCCCATAAATGTGGCGACGGGATCGATCGAGTGGTTATCCTACCACTCTTTTTAATTCCTGGCGTACATGTAATGGAAGATATCCCCACCGAGGTGGCACTTGCTCAGCACGAAATTGGCGATAAAGTGAAGTTAAAAGTGACATCTTTCCTTGGCTCAGATCCCGATTTTACCAATTTGTTCGCACAGAACCGTTCGAGCCTACCCAGTCAGAGTATTATTTTATCTCATGGTAGCCGCAGATCTGGTAGCAATGAGATCGTCGAACGATTGGCCGAGCGAATGGATTTAGTCGCTGCTTATTGGTCGGTGCCGCCTAGTTTAGCCGATCGAGTTGCAGCCGCGATCGCCGCAGGTGCTACAGAAATTGGGATTCTACCTTACTTTTTGTTCCCAGGAGGCATCACTGACGCCATTGCTGAGTCAGCCGCACAATTACAACAGCAGTATCCACAGGTACGATTAGTGTTCGGCGAGTCGATTGGCAATAGTCCAGCGTTAGTAAACACGATTGGCAAAATTTTAGGATCGATCGATTTCCAGAAAACTATTTAA
- a CDS encoding PEP-CTERM sorting domain-containing protein has translation MQLKSWVAIAGIIVSSIVGVGSVDRVNAVTTVLYDGASGVTPNLFNAPNPYLNFISLGSGASQSAGGGVTTLNTNTSEFTYAGYTNYNNNLTGFTTIVNPQFPTLDRNTGYTLSFTVKVNSQTNNGTNGDFRAGFSALVLGNDNRGIEIGFRNPNTKDGSNIPDIFAQNDASFNSIVERNTTIGTLLSSLNTYDLTVFGDTYTLKNGSNTLLAGALRNYTAAVGVGNSYTNPNFIFLGDNTTSAGASVDISRIAITTNTTNVPEPSNLIGIGLAIGFGIKLKARLSKSNREFTKLLK, from the coding sequence ATGCAGCTAAAGTCTTGGGTCGCAATTGCAGGGATTATTGTATCTAGTATTGTAGGAGTGGGAAGTGTCGATCGAGTTAATGCTGTGACTACTGTACTTTATGATGGCGCGTCGGGCGTGACGCCAAATCTTTTTAACGCACCAAATCCCTACTTAAATTTTATCAGTCTGGGTAGTGGTGCATCGCAAAGTGCGGGCGGTGGTGTTACCACTCTCAATACAAATACTTCTGAATTCACTTATGCTGGCTATACTAATTACAACAATAATCTGACTGGTTTTACCACTATTGTCAACCCGCAATTTCCAACTTTAGATCGCAATACTGGGTATACACTTAGTTTTACAGTCAAAGTTAATTCCCAGACAAATAATGGTACAAATGGAGACTTCCGTGCTGGTTTTAGCGCGCTCGTCTTGGGTAATGACAATCGAGGAATTGAAATAGGATTTAGAAATCCCAACACTAAAGATGGATCGAACATTCCCGATATTTTTGCTCAGAATGATGCTAGTTTCAATAGCATTGTCGAACGAAACACCACTATCGGTACGCTCCTATCTAGCCTGAACACCTATGATTTAACTGTCTTTGGGGACACTTACACCCTCAAAAATGGTAGCAATACATTACTAGCTGGAGCATTGCGGAACTATACTGCCGCTGTTGGTGTTGGGAATAGTTACACGAATCCTAACTTTATTTTCTTAGGCGACAATACGACTTCTGCGGGTGCGAGTGTGGATATTAGCAGGATCGCTATAACTACCAATACTACCAACGTACCCGAACCGAGCAATCTAATCGGGATCGGACTGGCGATCGGATTTGGGATTAAACTCAAAGCTAGGTTGAGCAAATCCAATCGCGAATTTACAAAGCTATTGAAGTAA
- a CDS encoding AGE family epimerase/isomerase: MNYDFKELAQLYKDTLLNNVVPFWEQNSIDWECGGYYTCLDRSGKVYDTDKFIWLQNRQVWTFSMLYNRVEQRSEWLKIAGHGANFLAEHGRDLQGNWYFALDRAGQPLVQPYNIFSDCFAAMAFSQFALADGESWAKDVALQAYQNVLRRKDDPKGRYNKTYPGTRSLKSLAIPMILANLTLEMAWLLPEEELDRVLDLTVKEVMGDFLDKERGLMYEHVAPDGSHVDCFEGRSLNPGHGIEAMWFIMDIANRRQDTGTINQAVDVVLNILNVAWDDKYGGIYYFMDADGHPPQQLEWNQKLWWVHVETLVALAMGYRLTGRAECWDWYCKVHEYTWSHFADTEHGEWFGYLDRQGEVLLDLKGGKWKGCFHVPRALLMCWREFEKLGNG, translated from the coding sequence ATGAATTACGATTTTAAAGAACTGGCACAGCTCTACAAAGATACGCTGCTAAATAACGTGGTGCCATTTTGGGAGCAAAACTCGATCGACTGGGAGTGTGGCGGCTACTATACTTGTCTCGATCGATCGGGCAAAGTCTACGATACCGATAAGTTTATCTGGCTTCAAAACCGTCAGGTGTGGACGTTTTCGATGTTGTACAATCGGGTGGAGCAGCGCAGTGAATGGCTCAAGATTGCCGGACACGGTGCGAACTTTTTGGCCGAGCACGGGCGCGATTTGCAGGGAAATTGGTATTTTGCCCTCGATCGAGCGGGACAGCCCCTCGTACAGCCTTACAACATCTTCTCTGACTGTTTTGCGGCAATGGCTTTCAGTCAATTCGCCCTCGCCGATGGCGAATCTTGGGCGAAAGATGTCGCGCTGCAAGCGTATCAAAATGTGCTGCGGCGCAAGGACGATCCCAAGGGTCGCTACAATAAAACCTACCCCGGTACTCGATCTCTCAAATCTCTCGCCATCCCGATGATTTTAGCCAATCTCACCTTAGAAATGGCTTGGTTATTGCCAGAGGAAGAACTCGACAGAGTGTTGGATCTGACTGTCAAAGAAGTGATGGGAGACTTTCTCGATAAAGAGCGCGGCTTAATGTACGAGCATGTCGCTCCCGATGGCAGCCATGTGGATTGTTTTGAGGGTCGATCGCTCAATCCCGGACATGGGATCGAAGCAATGTGGTTTATTATGGATATCGCCAACCGCCGTCAGGATACTGGCACTATTAACCAAGCTGTCGATGTCGTGTTAAACATCCTCAACGTTGCCTGGGATGATAAATATGGCGGCATCTATTATTTCATGGATGCTGACGGACATCCGCCCCAACAATTAGAGTGGAATCAAAAGCTGTGGTGGGTACATGTCGAAACTCTCGTCGCGCTGGCAATGGGGTATCGGCTCACTGGTAGAGCGGAATGTTGGGACTGGTACTGCAAGGTGCATGAGTATACCTGGAGCCATTTTGCAGATACAGAACATGGCGAGTGGTTTGGCTATCTCGATCGTCAAGGCGAAGTTTTACTCGATCTCAAAGGCGGTAAATGGAAAGGCTGTTTCCACGTACCCCGCGCTTTGTTGATGTGCTGGAGGGAGTTTGAGAAATTGGGTAATGGGTAG
- a CDS encoding response regulator has protein sequence MIRILLVDDQKSIRERLKSLLETEPDFDIVGMVDNGYDAIEQVKLLLPDVVLMDMEMPDIDGVLATKIIAHSSLKTRVLVLSSYDSDEYVADSIYAGANGYILKGAPAQEICDAVRFVHRGYMQIAPGLFEKFIPNKGNGVLDWKPKTANTQLSSGKFDAPGSLELTGINKFDKATGSKLLVPGSEFDRPSELILDVTALARSRKSIGWYQAAALVIAGLGLTFSIYLLRQSLNKPAAIPERQDRSQQLHNLPFTGKIEPLHITNIDTTVPGLVLTLPIKVGQSVNYGERLLTIRNIDAERANQTKILQQRQITAERQQAALQQTAALQQQLLQQQQILIGERQAAAGRIKTVEQAISSYQRNLAPLRQQVADANIQLNAISAQPEPLPLAQKREAIVRAQAIYDLAVATYERMARYQSEGAISQERLEQAEKEQIAAKSDLNIARADYDRLSTAARTATTKQAAQNQSARLQQQLALKEQAEQLQQLRAQLQAAKSDYQQLGTKLQQLQQQKVKPIATSAPVSQKPVLETTTIDIFAPVTGMAIEIPVAIGDRVFAGSKLMSITDPKKLKIGVDLESQQAALLKPGQKAIVKVGTAIESQELTALVTNIAPSFLGGAAPTENRLTQRIQVEFTNPKSTILIGQTGTVYFLK, from the coding sequence ATGATTCGCATTCTCCTGGTGGATGACCAGAAGAGCATTCGGGAACGCTTGAAGTCTTTGCTGGAGACCGAACCAGACTTCGACATCGTGGGAATGGTAGACAATGGCTATGATGCGATCGAGCAAGTCAAATTGCTGCTTCCTGATGTAGTGCTAATGGATATGGAAATGCCAGACATCGATGGCGTACTGGCTACCAAAATTATCGCCCACAGTTCCCTCAAAACTAGAGTCCTAGTACTCAGCAGCTACGATAGCGACGAGTATGTTGCTGATTCGATCTATGCTGGTGCGAATGGCTATATTCTCAAGGGTGCGCCAGCTCAAGAAATTTGCGATGCCGTCCGCTTTGTCCATCGGGGATACATGCAGATCGCGCCAGGATTGTTTGAAAAATTCATTCCCAACAAGGGGAATGGAGTATTGGATTGGAAGCCCAAAACTGCCAACACGCAACTATCGAGTGGCAAATTTGATGCTCCTGGCAGCTTGGAGCTGACGGGTATTAATAAGTTCGATAAAGCTACTGGGAGCAAATTGTTAGTACCAGGTTCGGAATTCGATCGACCTTCAGAATTAATTTTAGACGTCACGGCTTTAGCTCGATCGCGCAAATCGATCGGCTGGTATCAAGCTGCCGCACTGGTAATCGCCGGATTGGGACTGACATTTTCGATCTACCTCCTTCGCCAAAGTTTAAATAAACCCGCCGCGATACCAGAGCGTCAAGATCGATCGCAACAATTACACAATCTGCCATTTACTGGCAAAATTGAGCCGCTACATATCACTAACATCGATACGACGGTGCCCGGTTTGGTGTTGACATTACCGATTAAAGTCGGACAATCGGTCAATTATGGCGAGCGATTGCTCACTATTCGCAATATCGATGCCGAACGTGCCAATCAAACCAAAATTCTCCAACAACGGCAAATCACTGCCGAACGACAACAAGCTGCACTCCAGCAAACAGCCGCGCTCCAGCAACAGCTACTACAGCAGCAACAGATCCTCATCGGCGAACGCCAAGCCGCCGCTGGACGGATTAAAACAGTCGAACAGGCGATTTCTAGTTATCAACGCAATTTAGCTCCCCTGCGCCAACAGGTAGCCGACGCGAACATCCAACTCAATGCCATCTCCGCACAGCCAGAACCATTACCTCTGGCTCAAAAGCGCGAAGCGATCGTCCGCGCGCAGGCAATCTACGATCTCGCGGTAGCTACCTACGAGCGAATGGCGCGCTATCAGAGTGAAGGCGCGATCTCTCAAGAACGGCTCGAACAAGCCGAAAAAGAGCAAATTGCCGCCAAATCCGACTTGAATATTGCCCGCGCCGATTATGACAGGCTGAGTACAGCCGCCCGAACTGCCACAACCAAACAAGCCGCTCAAAACCAATCGGCGCGCCTGCAACAACAATTAGCACTCAAAGAACAAGCCGAACAACTCCAACAACTTCGGGCACAACTCCAAGCTGCAAAATCGGACTATCAACAACTGGGGACTAAGCTGCAACAATTGCAACAACAAAAAGTTAAACCGATCGCCACAAGTGCGCCAGTCAGCCAAAAACCCGTGCTAGAAACAACCACGATCGATATTTTCGCCCCCGTGACGGGGATGGCAATCGAAATTCCCGTCGCGATCGGCGATCGGGTTTTTGCTGGTAGTAAATTAATGAGTATTACCGATCCCAAAAAGCTTAAAATCGGTGTAGATTTAGAATCCCAACAAGCCGCACTCCTCAAACCCGGACAAAAGGCGATCGTCAAAGTGGGTACTGCGATCGAAAGCCAAGAATTAACCGCCCTAGTCACCAACATCGCGCCCTCATTCCTAGGTGGAGCCGCTCCCACAGAGAATCGATTGACTCAACGCATCCAAGTTGAATTTACCAATCCTAAATCTACCATCCTCATCGGTCAAACTGGGACGGTGTATTTTCTGAAATAG